A window of Streptomyces gilvosporeus contains these coding sequences:
- a CDS encoding NAD(P)/FAD-dependent oxidoreductase → MTARPLAVVGASAAGLAAAEALRRLGWRGPLTLIGDEPHLPYDRPPLSKQLLHGTWEPERLLLRGKDQLDALALDLRLGTRATGLDAATRTLTLDNGETLACAGVIIATGVAARTLPGAEGLTGVHTLRTLDDALALRARLTGTGHRLVIVGNGVLGCEAAAVARELGHDVTLVGVEPIPMAAAVGTEIGELLAEEHRAHGVTLHTAAVAGFDASGGAVTGVRLANEGPPGNGGVAAGGAGTGGSTRLPADTVLLAIGSTPAVGWLGDDPVLDTSDGLRCDAYCGAAPGIYAAGDVARWEHPVHGRPVRFEHRMNASEQGMAAARNMLAELAAADAAGSAFADAFEGAPPERRPFAPVPYFWSDQYAVKLQAYGLTTGADRVETTVLDRAGCRAVALYGRDGHAVGVLAAGLPPRQVRGLRAVIAAPVPWEEARERVRAATAAG, encoded by the coding sequence ATGACCGCCCGGCCGCTCGCCGTCGTCGGAGCCTCCGCCGCCGGACTCGCCGCCGCCGAAGCGCTGCGCCGCCTCGGCTGGCGGGGCCCGCTCACCCTGATCGGCGACGAACCGCATCTGCCCTACGACCGGCCGCCGCTGTCCAAACAGCTGCTGCACGGCACCTGGGAGCCGGAGCGGCTGCTGCTGCGCGGCAAGGACCAGCTCGACGCCCTCGCACTCGACCTGCGGCTGGGCACCCGCGCGACCGGACTCGACGCGGCCACCCGCACGCTCACCCTCGACAACGGCGAGACCCTGGCCTGCGCCGGAGTGATCATCGCGACCGGCGTGGCGGCCCGTACGCTGCCCGGCGCCGAGGGGCTCACCGGGGTGCACACCCTGCGCACCCTCGACGACGCGCTGGCGCTGCGCGCCCGGCTGACCGGCACCGGTCACCGGCTGGTGATCGTCGGCAACGGTGTGCTGGGCTGCGAAGCGGCCGCGGTGGCACGGGAGTTGGGCCATGACGTCACCCTCGTCGGCGTCGAGCCGATACCGATGGCCGCGGCCGTCGGCACCGAGATCGGCGAACTGCTCGCCGAGGAACACCGGGCGCACGGCGTCACCCTGCACACCGCGGCGGTGGCGGGCTTCGACGCCTCGGGCGGCGCGGTCACCGGCGTACGACTGGCCAATGAGGGTCCCCCCGGCAATGGGGGCGTAGCCGCTGGGGGAGCGGGGACCGGGGGCAGCACCCGCCTGCCCGCCGACACCGTCCTGCTCGCCATCGGCTCCACCCCCGCGGTCGGCTGGCTCGGCGACGACCCGGTCCTGGACACCTCCGACGGGCTGCGCTGCGATGCGTACTGCGGCGCCGCCCCCGGCATCTACGCGGCCGGCGACGTCGCCCGCTGGGAGCATCCGGTGCACGGCCGCCCGGTGCGTTTCGAGCACCGGATGAACGCCAGCGAACAGGGCATGGCCGCGGCCCGCAACATGCTCGCCGAACTGGCCGCCGCCGACGCCGCCGGGAGCGCCTTCGCGGACGCCTTCGAGGGGGCGCCTCCCGAGCGCCGGCCGTTCGCGCCCGTGCCGTACTTCTGGTCCGACCAGTACGCCGTCAAGCTCCAGGCGTACGGGCTGACCACGGGCGCGGACCGGGTCGAGACCACCGTGCTGGACCGCGCCGGGTGCCGGGCCGTCGCCCTCTACGGCCGCGACGGACACGCCGTGGGCGTCCTCGCCGCCGGACTGCCGCCCCGCCAGGTCCGCGGTCTGCGGGCGGTGATCGCCGCGCCCGTCCCGTGGGAGGAGGCCCGCGAGCGGGTCCGCGCCGCCACGGCCGCCGGCTGA